DNA sequence from the Candidatus Fluviicola riflensis genome:
GCAACAAAAACAGGCTATGGCAAATCAAGTAATCTCTGAAACAACTACATCCGTAGATTTTGAAACATTCAGGCAACAAGTGCTGAATGACTACCGGTTGGCTTGTTTATCAAGAGAAGCATCGCTGTTGGGTCGACGTGAAGTATTGACCGGAAAAGCGAAGTTCGGAATCTTCGGCGATGGAAAAGAACTCGCTCAACTTGCGCTTGCCAAACAATTCAAGGACGGCGATTTCCGCTCAGGTTATTACCGCGATCAAACCTTGATGATGGCCATCGATCAGCTGACCGTGCGCGAATACTTTGCCGGTTTGTATGCGCATACTGACATCGAAGTGGAACCACAATCGGCTGGCCGCCAAATGGGTGGCCATTTTTCTACCCGAAACCTTGACGAAAACGGAAACTGGAAAAACCTGATGGCCCAGAAAAACAGTTCCGCCGATATTTCACCTACCGCAGGACAAATGCCACGTTTATTGGGCTTAGCCCAGGCGTCAAAAATATACCGCAATCACCCGACACTGAAAGATCTGGAGGAATTCAAAAAATTCAGTAATGGTGGAAATGAAGTCGCTTTCGGAACAATCGGTGATGCTTCCACATCGGAAGGCCCATTCTGGGAAGTAATCAACGCTGCCGGAGTTTTACAGGTACCGATGGTGATGTCTGTTTGGGACGACGGTTATGGAATTTCCGTTCCGCGCGAATTCCAAACTACCAAAGGAAGCATTTCAGATGCGCTTTCGGGAATGCAGCGCACGGCTGAAAATCCGGGCGGTTACGAGATTTTCATCACCAAAGGCTGGGATTATGCGCATTTGTGCGAAACCTACGAAAAAGCGGTTGCTGTAGCGCGTGAAGAACACGTTCCGGTATTGGTTCACGTAAAAGAAGTCAATCAGCCGCAGGGCCATTCTACATCAGGTTCACACGAGCGATATAAATCGGAGGAACGTTTGAAATGGGAATCGGAATTTGACTGCATTGCCAAGTTCAAAGAGTGGATCTTGTCATTCGAAGCCGAAGGACAGAACATCGCTACCGAAGAAGAATTGACAACCATTGCCGCCGATGCTAAAAAAGCGGTAAACGAAGATAAACGTGCGGCTTGGTCGGCGTTTTCAGCAGTTTTGAAACAGGATTTAACGAGTGCAATCGAATTGTTAAAAGCTGTTGCCGCCGAAAGTTCACAAGGTTCATTCATTCAATTGGAAATCACGGCGCTTGAAAAAGCAATGGAGCCAATCCGAAAAGATATTTTTAATGCCGTTCGCAAAACATTGCGCATTGTTCGAGGTGAAAACGGCCCTGCACGTCAGGCACTGATCCTGTGGTTGGAACGTGAAAAAGCGAAGAATTATGATCGTTACAGCGAAAACCTGTACTCTACTTCCGAGCAAAATGCGTTGAATATCACTCCGGTTGATCCTACTTATGAATCGTCGCCAACCATGGAAGACGGACGCATCATTCTGCGTGAAAATTTCCGTTCGATTTTTGAAAACTACCCGCAGGCATTGATCTTCGGTGAAGATGCCGGTAAAATTGGCGGTGTGAACCAATCATTGGAAGGTTTACAGGAACAATTCGGGACTTTACGTGTTTCCGATGTTGGAATTCGCGAATGTTCGATCATTGGCCAGGGAATCGGAATGGCGATGCGTGGTTTGCGCCCAATTGCTGAAATTCAATACCTCGATTACTTATTATATGCCATCCAGATTTTGTCGGATGACCTTTCAACCGTGCAATACCGGACAAAAGGCGGGCAAAAAGCACCCTTGATTGTGAGTACGCGCGGACATCGCCTGGAAGGAATCTGGCACAGTGGAAGTCCAATGGGAATGATCATCAATTCCCTGCGTGGCATGCACATTTGTGTACCACGAAACATGACCAAAGCAGCCGGTTTTTACAATACGCTGATGGCGGCAGACGAACCAGCATTGGTGATTGAACCACTGAACGGTTACCGTACCAAAGAACCGATGCCGACCAATATTGGTGAATTCCGTATCGGATTAGGTTTACCCGAGATTGTGAAACAAGGAACCGATTTAACGATTGTTTCTTACGGATCGACATTCAACTTGTGCGAACAAGCGACTCAAACATTGACAGAATTAGGCATTTCGGTTGAATTGATCGACGTTCAAACCTTGATTCCGTTCGACATCAATCATGTGATCAGTGAATCATTGGAAAAAACAAACCGTTTGCTGATCATCGACGAAGACGTGAGCAGCGGTGCAACAGGTTACATGCTCGATAAAATCCTCGTAGAACAAAAAGCGTATTTCCATCTTGATTCGGCGCCGGTTACGTTGAGTGCAAAAGATCACCGCCCGGCGTATGGCACTGATGGTGATTATTTCTCTAAACCGAGCATCGACGATATCGTTGAAACGGCTTATGGAATAATGAGCGAAACAGATCCGGATACGTTCCCTTCAATTTATTAGGTTTTGAGAAAATCCATCGTCATAGCGGTTGTGAGTTTTTTTATCATGAGCATCATGGCGAAAGACATCACCTCGCTGTCGTGGAATATCTGGTATGTCGCCAATAAGGCCTATGTGGCCAAAGAATTGTGCGTTAACAAGGCCAAACCGAAACTGAAATGTAACGGTAAATGTCATTTGGCGAAGCAGTTGCAGAAACTGGAAGAACCGCAACCAAAAAAAGCTCCTTCAGCTCCTAAAGAACTGAAATTGAAGGAAATGTCCTGGATCATCGCTTCTGTGGGAATTCTTCCGGCATCAGAAATTTTGGTTCTCACAGAAAACACTTCAACACATTGGAATGATCTTAAAAAAGCACCCCGCTCTTTCTCCTACACCATTTTCCATCCGCCACAAGCCTGATTTTCTAATTACATCTTGTACAAGAGTTTCGCTTTCCCGCGAATACATAGATTATTTTGCTCTACGCCTGTGGCGTAATCACTGCAAAAGATTACCACGAATGCACTAATTTTTGCTCGGCTAACGCCCTCGCCGATAACTAATTAAAGCGCGTCCGTTAGGCGCGCCATAATTCGTGCATTCGTGGGAAAAGAAAACCCATCCGCCATGGTGGATGCAACGTCATTTGTGGGAGACCATGTACAAGACAGCATTATTCCATTTATTTAATTTTTATTTCGAATATGAAGTTATTCGCCTTCGTTGCGGGTATACTTTTAGGTTTGAATACAATGGCTTGTGACATCTGTGGCGCCGTGAATTCCGCATTGGGATTGGGAACGGTTGCTGCAGGAAATCGTCATTCCATTGGTTGTACCTATCAGTATCGCAGCTACAAAAGTCATCATCCGGGCATTTTTAATGAACCTGATGTGAGCAGTTCCGAGCGTTTTCAGCGGCTCGATCTCAATGGAACCATTCGTTTGGCTTCGCGTTGGCAATTGAAAGTGAGTTTGCCGTTGGTATACAACGAACAAATTAAAGAAGGCATTCATTCTTTTCGTCAGGGTATCGCCGATCCAATGCTTACGGGACATTATTTTGTGTTCAATCGCATGGATTCTACCGGAAACAAAGTCATCCGGTTGAGTGTTGGCGGTGGTGTAAAAATGCCTTTCGCCCGATTTTCCGAACCTGACAATGACTTGTTATTGATTTACCCGGGAACCGGAACCTGGGACGGCGTGTTGCAATCTTCCTTTTTCCTGCGCAAAAACAAATGGGCGCTGATCCAGGAAAACAATCTCATGCTGAGAGGTACAAACAAACACGATTATCAGCCAGGGAATCTGTTCAGTGCAACCGCTTACGGAATGCGCCGGTTCACCAACTGGTCGATCTTCGGTGGTTTTCAATATGCCTGGAACGGGATTGATTACCAAGAGAGAAAGGCCATCAACAGTTCGCCCAGCCAGGGAACTATTCTCAGTGCGACTGTTGGCGGAACAATTCAATGGGGAAATGTAATGGTTCAGGCCAATTACCATCTCCCGATCGCACAAAACCTTGGAAACGGTTACGTGCAACAGCAAACCGGTTTTACCGCCGGAATTTATTATTTATTCAACTAAAAAAGATGAAATATACAATCAGTTTATTCGCCCTTTTAACAATTACCTTGTTTTCATGTAAAAAAGACAAGGAAGATCACGAAGATTTTTCGGGAAGTATTACCGTTACCGCTCCGGCCGAAAACAGCACCATTACCGGCGGAAACACATTTTTGGTTACCGGAAACATTGAAGGAAACACCGAAATGCATGGTTACATGATCACGGTTTACAATCAAAATGATCAAACAGTAGTTTACAGCAATACACTTGACAGTCACTCGGATGTTTACACGCTAAACGAAACCGTAACACATACACTTTCTGTAGCTACGCCATTGCGTTTGGTAATCGAAGTCGAAGTGGATCATGATAGTGAATCGCTGACCAAAGAAGTATTGTTTCAGTATCAGCCTTAGTGAGTTGATCAGTTGGTGAGTTCTTGAGTTTCTAAGTTTGTTGAGTTGGTTAATTCGAACCCAATAAACTTAGAAACGATGTAACTTAAAATGAGTAGAAAGAGTTGTTAAGTTTGGTGAAGTGACTTTGTGAGTTCAGTACGTTTTATACGTTGGTGAGTTTTGTAAGTTTGGTGAAAAATTAAAGCATGACACAAACACAGCTTAGTATGCTTGCCAAGTGGACCTTTTGGGCCACGTTTCTGATAGCAACTTATATTATGGCAAGATATTATTTCACTTCTGATAGTGTTTATGTTGCAGCCGGTTTACTATTCATTGTTGCTGCTTTTATTGCGAATCTTTCCGTTATGATTGCCATTCGCTACCATAGGCTTAAAAATGAAACCTTGAAGAGACCAAAATCTATCAGATTATTATTTCTGAATATTCCTATTGGCCTTTTCTACTTGTGGTTTGCAGTTTGGCTAAACGGATGTTATCGTGTAACCATTGTAAATGATACACAGATGGCTGTACACCATATACGCATATCAGGTTGCGACAATGCTGAAAAAGCGTTGTTAAAACCAGGTGAAAGCAAAACATTTTGGATAAGTATTCCAACGGATTGTGAATTAAGAATCAGGTTTATCGATCATCACAATAACCTTAAGAAAGGTATTGTTGCGGGTTATTTAACCAATGGCATGGGACAAACCGATGAATACCACATCAGTGGAAAAAACAATTCCAACCACTAACCTATGGAACTTCTGCTTCAGCATATTTCCCGCCACATTCAACTCGACAAAAACGAAGAGGCTTATTTTCTGTCGCTCATTCAACTCAAAACCATTCGCAAAAAGGAGCTTTTGTTGAAACAGGGGGAAATTTGTAAAACGGAGAATTTTCTGCTTTCGGGGTGTATGCGCACGTTTACCCTCAACGAACAAGGCGAAGAACAAGTGGTGCAATTCGGCATCGAAGATTGGTGGATGGGTGATTTGTACAGCTTTTTGACCCAAGCTCCTGCCTCCTATTCGATTGATGCGTTGGAAGATACTCTTGTTGCCCAAATCACAAAAGAGCATCTCGATAACTTGTATCTGCAAGTCCCTAAATTTGAGCGTTTCTTTCGACTCATTCTACAAAATGCTTTTATCGCGCAACAAGATCGTATTCATCAGAGCCTTTCATTGACAGCTGAACAGCGCTACGAAGAATTTATCCGGAAATATCCTCAACTGGAACAACGGATTGCCCAAAAACACATTGCTTCTTATCTAGGAATTACACCGGTTTTTCTCAGTATGCTTCGTCGGAAACGTGTGAACGAATGACTAAATGATTCTTATCGAAAGAAAATCTTTCCGTTATTTATTAAACTACTTTAATTTTTTTCAACTTGCCTCTTCGTTGTTTTGCCGTATCAAAATGATATAGTATGAAAAACAACATTTTTAAAACCAACAACGATTGGTCAGGATTCATTTTACGATTGACCATCGGCATTATTTTATTCCCGCATGGTTCACAAAAAATGCTAGGAATCTTTGGCGGTTACGGCTTTAGCGGAACCATGGATTATTTCACGGATGTTCTTCACCTCCCATGGATCATCGCTTTCCTGGTCATTTTTATTGAATTCGTTGGAGCTATCGCTCTTATTTTGGGAATTGCAAGCCGTATCTGGGCCGCCTCAATCATTGTCCTGATGACCGGAATTATTCTGAGTTCTCATCTCGACAATGGCTTTTTCATGAATTGGTTTGGCAATCAAAAAGGCGAAGGATTCGAGTATCATCTTCTGGTGATTGGACTTTGCGCGGCTATCATTGTAAACGGAGGCGGGAAGTATTCACTTGATCGCAAACTTCCGGTGAATCGATGAACAAGTTTTTTCACCACAACACTGAAGCTATAGCGTAAGCGTTGTGGTGAAATTTCGCTAACACATAAAAGCTACGTTTTCTATGTGCCTTATGTGGTTAATTATTGAATATCTTCGTGGTTCAACTCCATTCATGGTAAAATGACCAAAAAAGAAAAAGCAAACTACATCATCACCGAACTCGAAAAACTGTACCCCGAAACGCCGGTTCCATTGGATCATTGGGATGCTTACACTTTATTGATCGCTGTGCTGTTATCTGCCCAATGCACAGATGTACGCGTGAATCTTATCACTCCGACTTTGTTCAAACGCGCCTCACGGCCGCAGGATATGATCAAACTTTCGGTAGAAGAAATCCGGGATATTATCAGACCTTGCGGATTATCACCCCGAAAATCACAAGCTATTTACGACCTTTCACATATATTGATCAACGAGCACAATGGCGAAGTTCCTGCCTCTTTTGAAGCATTGGAACGGTTGCCGGGAGTTGGCCACAAAACAGCATCTGTGGTGATGTCACAGGCATTTGGCGTTCCGGCATTTCCGGTAGATACACACATTCACCGGTTAATGATCCGCTGGGGGTTGACTTCCGGCAAAAACGTGGAAGAAACCGAGCGTGACGCCAAAAAGCTGTTTCCCGAGAACCTGTGGAATAAACTGCACCTGCAAATTATCTTTTACGGCCGCAGCCATTCTCCGGCGCGAAGTCCTAAGAAAGAAATCGATTATATTACCGCAGCAATCGGAACCAAGAAAGCACTGCTGGAATTAAAATAATAGCTAAAAATCAACAAAAAATAAAACCGATGACTATGAAAAAAATGACCACAAGAATAGCTATTACACTCGGATTGGGAATCTTCATTACCTGTACGAGTATTTCGCCGGATACTCATTTTAAGGGAACATTTTCCGAGTTAAAAAAAGAGAAAATCAAGTACGTTGAATCGGGCATCGACAGTTTGGATTTCGCAATGAAAATTCCGGATTACCTGCAAGCAACAGCTTCTTTGGATGATGGCCGACCGTTTCAGTACATGCACGAAGTGAAAGAACAATACATTATGGCCAGTTATGAACTGATCACAGATGTGACTCCGGCATTGGACGAGCTTGGTTACGGTGGCGGAAATTTATTGGATCAGTATGTTGCCTATAACCGTGAAGTGATTGCTAACGGAGTGAACATTCACAAACAAGAAGCCGTAAAAAGCCTAAAGATCAAAGGAATGGATGCGCGCATGCTGCAATTTGACGGAATGGTTGAGGGAATTGATGAAGGAATCAGCTACTATGCCGTTTTTATTCAATCATCCGATAAATTGTACTTTGTTCTGGCCTGGACACTCGAAAGTAAAAAAGCCGAATTCGCACCGATTGCAGAAACAATACTCAAGTCCTTTCACCTGAAAAAGAAATAATCGACCGGAATTTAATTTTTGTTTTCCATATTTTCATCCACAATGGTGGATGAAAAGTGTATCAAAAATAATTCCCACGAATGCACGAATTTTTGCTCGGCTAACGCACTCGCTTTTTTTAAAATATTATACACAATTCGTCAGAGTGTAATTGTCTAACACACCATTAGCGCTGCCGTTAGGAGCGCAAAAATTCGTGCATTCGTGGGAAAGAAAAATGTCGTATCGGCTAGTCGATACTCTCCTTTTTGGAATTAAAATTGGGAAATGGATAGTAACTGAAAGAAAAAACCTATTTTAATCGCTTCAACCAGTACAATAACAAAAAACAACATTTATGAAAAAAACCATTTACGGAGCTTCAATCTTCTTAGGATTGGGATTATTAATGACTTCTTGTTTCAGCAGTTCAAGCAGTAAAGATTTGGAACAATCACTTAAAGAGCTGGAAAAAGAACTGAATACAGTGAATTACGTTGAATCTGAAATTGATAGTTTGGATTTCACGATGGTGCTTCCTGATTACATGGTTGCTACTTCTACTCTTGATGCTGACAGACCCTTCCAGTTTATGAATGCAGTAAAGGAGCAATATCTTGTGGCTAGCTATGAAATGATCAGCGACGTGCAACCATCGTTGGAAGCATTAAACTACGAAGGAAAAACCTTGCTTGATCAATATGTTTCTTATAACAAGGAAGTGATCGAAGAAGGTGTAACAATTTCGAAGCAAGAGCCTGTCAAAAAAATGAAGATCGACGGAATGGATGCACAAATGCTGCAATTCGATGGTACAGTTGAAGGAATCAGCGAGGGAATCAGTTATTATACTGTTTTCATTCAGGCAAAAGACAGATTGTATTTTATCATGACCTGGACGCTTGAAAGCAGAAAAGATGATTTCAAACCGATTGCTGAAAAAATGATCAAATCATTCCATTTGAAAAAATCAGCATAAATATTATTGATTTATTTATCGAATCTACTGGAGCATCGCGATTAATCGCGGTGCTTTTTTGGTTGTGCATTGCAAAAAACGTCTCCCACAGATGCGCAGATTTTCGCGCTCCTAACGGCAGCGCTAATGATATTCGTACCATTCCAATAATAGACTTGTATCATTAAAAATGTGCGAGTCAGCCTTAGGCTGAGAGCTGTAATCTGCTCATCTGTGGGAATAAAAGAAAGTTTTGGTGGTAATAAATCCTATTCTTCTACAAAATCGAGATCCTTGTCATGTGTTTCGGCAATGGTAGCGGTGCTGTAAATCCCGATTCCAAATGCGAATAAACCGACCAAAGCAGCTGCACTTACAACCGACATGCCCCACTCCTGAAAATAACCAAAACCAAGTGTCATCGGAATCACCATTCCGCGCACCATATTGGGAATTGTCGTTGCGGCTGTTGACCGGATATTCGTTCCGAATTGCTCTGCTCCTACCGTTACAAACATGGCCCAGTAGCCTGTTCCGAAACCAAACCAGCAGCAGAGGAAATAATACATTCCCTGTGTTTTGATACCACCGTACAACAGCCAGACTACACTAATCAATGTAAAGGCCATCATCCATAAAATGGCTTTTTTGCGCGATTTCAATAAATGACTCAACACACCGCTGAATAAATCGCCGGCCGAAATACCGATATATCCCCACATAATCGCGTCACCGGCTTTGATTCCTCCAGGAATTCCCAATGCTTTGCCGAACTGATTGCCAAGCATGGCCAGGATTCCGATACAAAACCAGGTTGGAAGCCCGATTCCGATGCATTTGAGGTAACGTTTCAAGCGGTCCCAATTGGCAAACAACGAAAAGAAATTTCCCCTGGAAACTGATGAATGCGCAACGGCCTTAAACATTCCAGATTCGATCACGCCAAAACGCAGCAACAACAAACCGATTCCCATTCCGCCGCCGATGAAATAAGCGACAGACCAATCTCCGGCCAGTTTTACGGTGAAATTGGCAACTACCGCTCCGGATAAACCGAAACCGGCAACCAACGATGTTCCCAACGCTCGCAGGTTTTTAGGTAATACTTCCGACACCAATGTGATTCCGGCGCCCAATTCTCCTGCCAATCCAATTCCTGCAATGAAACGTAAACCGACGTAACTATAAGTCAATGTTTCTTTGTCGCCGGGGAAATATGGCAACAGTCCGCAAACGATATTGGCCGCGGAATACAAAATAATGGAACCGAATAAAACGGATAATCGTCCGCGCTTGTCTCCCAAAATGCCCCACAGAATTCCGCCGAGCAGCAAACCGCCCATTTGCCAGTTGATGATCGTGCCGCCCACCGAATCGACTTCAGCGGCCGTAAAACCCAATCCCAACAGGCTCGGTTCGCGCACAATCCCAAACAACAATAAATCGTAGATATCAACGAAATAGCCCAATGCGGCTACAATTACAGGCAAGGAAAACAACGGTTTGTAGGAGATTTTTTCCACAGTAGTATCGTTTTTAAGAGCCTGAAAATAGTCAGATTTTACGGGATGTGGGATGCTTTTCCATGAAATGTGGCTGAATTCAGGGCTGTGCCTTTAATAACAGCTAAAAAATGGGTAAAATTGTACATGTTTTCGGATGAACAGTTTATGCGGCGTGCCATTCAACTGGCGCTTTTGGGCGGTGTTTCCGTCGCTCCAAATCCGATGGTCGGAGCTGTAATTGTTCACAACAACCGCATCATCGGCGAAGGTTATCACCAGGTATTCGGTTCGGCACACGCTGAAGTTAATGCCGTAAACGCCGTTGAAGATCAATCATTGCTCAGTGAATCGACAATTTATGTGACGTTGGAACCCTGCGCGCATTTTGGAAAAACGCCGCCTTGTGCCAATTTACTGGTGGAAAAACAATTCAAACGCGTCGTAATCGGTACAATCGATCCGTTTGCCAAAGTTGCCGGACAAGGAATCAAAATCCTGCAGGAAGCCGGAATTGATTGTACGGTCGGTGTGCTGGAAGCAGAATGCCAGGAAATCAACAAACGTTTTTTTACGTTTCACCAGCAACAGCGGCCTTACATTGTTTTGAAATGGGCACAAACCATTGACGGATTCATCGATGCTGAACGCAATAACAACGAAACCGGCGAAATTCGCTGGATTTCATCACCTGATACACAAACGCTCGTGCACCAATGGCGCGCAGAAGAACAAGCTATTTTAGTTGGCTGGAAAACCATTTTGAACGACAATCCCAGCTTGACAGTAAGAGCAGTAAGCGGCAAAAATCCTATTCGGATTATCGTTGACAGTCAATTACAAGCACCAAAAACAGCTATCGTTTTCACCGACGGTTTACTGACAATTGTGTTCAACACCGTCCGCGATGACCATCAAGACTCGGTTCAATACATTCAGCTCAGCGACTGTACGGTTGAAAGCCAGTTAAAAGCATTGTATCAACTCAATATCATCTCCGTTTTTATTGAAGGTGGTAACTACACACTTCAGCAATACATCGATTCCGGAAACTGGGACGAAGCCCGTGTAATTGTTGGGGAAAATCGTTTCGGTTCCGGTATAAAAGCGCCGGTTATCGGTCAGATTCCTGCTAGCACACACACATTTTCAACGGATACCATTCATACTTTCACTCGCTCATGACCGAACTTATTTTTAGTATCCTTAGTTCTTCGGTACTTTTTTTCCTTTTCCGGCTTTTTCCAAAATACAAGGTCGATACCGCCCAGGCGATTGTTGTCAATTATTTCACGGCATTTATTTGCGGTTGTTTGGTCAATCAGGCTATGCCGGATGTCAAAGGATTGCTGGAAACCAACCTGTTGCCTTATGTCTTGCTCGCCGGCTTTTTGTTCATCAGCTTGTTTGTAGGAATGGGTTACAGTTCGCAGAAAAACGGCATGGGAACTACTTCCGTAGCTGTAAAAATGAGTATGGCGCTGACGATGATTTTTTTCATTATCGCTTACAATGAACCTGTTACATTTCTCAAAATCACCGGTTTCATCTTAGCATTTGCCGGAATTTTTCTCATTACCTTTCAAAAAGACCAACCAACTGATAAAAGTGCCATTTTCCTGCTATTGATCTTGTTTGTAGGAAGCGCCGTGCTGGAAACATTACTCAATTACGCACAGAAAAAATTGCTGGGCGATTACCCCGAATCAATGTTTACCGCTTTCGGATTTTTAGCTGCTGGTTGTTTTGGCGTTTGCTGGATGATAACTGAATATGCACGCAAAAAACGGACGTTTTCCTGGAGAAACAAAGTAGGTGGTATCGCACTCGGAATTCCAAATTATTTTTCGATTTACCTACTTATCCGCTCGTACCAAACTACTGGCTGGGAAGACACCACCACCATTGCCGTGATGGGAATAGGGATTGTTTCGCTTGCAGCTATATTCGGAATGCTTATTTTTAAAGAGTCGGCCAAATGGAACAAATTATTGGGATTGGTTTGTGCCATCGGGGCCATTGTATTATTGACGGTTTTCTCAAAATAAGAACCGTTTTGTAAAATAAGGAAATATGAAGATTTATCCGATAGAAACAGGAACGTTTAAGCTTGATGGTGGCGCCATGTTTGGTGTTGTGCCGAAAATGTTATGGCAAAAAACCAATCCGGCCGATGAAAATAATCTGTGTACCTGGGCCATGCGCTGTTTACTGATCGAAGACGGAAACCGTTTGATGCTGATCGATACCGGAATTGGCGACAAACAATCGGAAAAGTTCTTTTCGCATTATTACCTTGCCGATACCAAAACGCTGGAACAAAGCCTCCACAAACTGGGGTTCGGGCTCGACCAGATCACTGACGTTTTCCTGACTCACCTGCACTTTGACCATTGCGGTGGCGGCGTGAAATGGAACAGTGATCGTACCAAACTCGAATTGGTGTTTCCGAATGCGACGTATTGGAGTACGGAGAATCATTGGGAATGGGCCACAAAACCCAATCCGCGTGAAAAAGCGTCTTTTTTAAGTGAAAATATTCTACCGATCCAGGAAAGCGGGCAATTAAAAATGGTGGAACGAACCGGTAATTTCAGCACCAATATTTTCCCGAATGTCGATGTGCTTTTTGTAGACGGACACACCGAAAGCATGATGATTCCGCACATTCATTATAAAGGGAAAACTCTGGTGTTTATGGCGGATTTACTAC
Encoded proteins:
- a CDS encoding transketolase gives rise to the protein MANQVISETTTSVDFETFRQQVLNDYRLACLSREASLLGRREVLTGKAKFGIFGDGKELAQLALAKQFKDGDFRSGYYRDQTLMMAIDQLTVREYFAGLYAHTDIEVEPQSAGRQMGGHFSTRNLDENGNWKNLMAQKNSSADISPTAGQMPRLLGLAQASKIYRNHPTLKDLEEFKKFSNGGNEVAFGTIGDASTSEGPFWEVINAAGVLQVPMVMSVWDDGYGISVPREFQTTKGSISDALSGMQRTAENPGGYEIFITKGWDYAHLCETYEKAVAVAREEHVPVLVHVKEVNQPQGHSTSGSHERYKSEERLKWESEFDCIAKFKEWILSFEAEGQNIATEEELTTIAADAKKAVNEDKRAAWSAFSAVLKQDLTSAIELLKAVAAESSQGSFIQLEITALEKAMEPIRKDIFNAVRKTLRIVRGENGPARQALILWLEREKAKNYDRYSENLYSTSEQNALNITPVDPTYESSPTMEDGRIILRENFRSIFENYPQALIFGEDAGKIGGVNQSLEGLQEQFGTLRVSDVGIRECSIIGQGIGMAMRGLRPIAEIQYLDYLLYAIQILSDDLSTVQYRTKGGQKAPLIVSTRGHRLEGIWHSGSPMGMIINSLRGMHICVPRNMTKAAGFYNTLMAADEPALVIEPLNGYRTKEPMPTNIGEFRIGLGLPEIVKQGTDLTIVSYGSTFNLCEQATQTLTELGISVELIDVQTLIPFDINHVISESLEKTNRLLIIDEDVSSGATGYMLDKILVEQKAYFHLDSAPVTLSAKDHRPAYGTDGDYFSKPSIDDIVETAYGIMSETDPDTFPSIY
- the nth gene encoding endonuclease III, with amino-acid sequence MTKKEKANYIITELEKLYPETPVPLDHWDAYTLLIAVLLSAQCTDVRVNLITPTLFKRASRPQDMIKLSVEEIRDIIRPCGLSPRKSQAIYDLSHILINEHNGEVPASFEALERLPGVGHKTASVVMSQAFGVPAFPVDTHIHRLMIRWGLTSGKNVEETERDAKKLFPENLWNKLHLQIIFYGRSHSPARSPKKEIDYITAAIGTKKALLELK
- a CDS encoding MFS transporter is translated as MEKISYKPLFSLPVIVAALGYFVDIYDLLLFGIVREPSLLGLGFTAAEVDSVGGTIINWQMGGLLLGGILWGILGDKRGRLSVLFGSIILYSAANIVCGLLPYFPGDKETLTYSYVGLRFIAGIGLAGELGAGITLVSEVLPKNLRALGTSLVAGFGLSGAVVANFTVKLAGDWSVAYFIGGGMGIGLLLLRFGVIESGMFKAVAHSSVSRGNFFSLFANWDRLKRYLKCIGIGLPTWFCIGILAMLGNQFGKALGIPGGIKAGDAIMWGYIGISAGDLFSGVLSHLLKSRKKAILWMMAFTLISVVWLLYGGIKTQGMYYFLCCWFGFGTGYWAMFVTVGAEQFGTNIRSTAATTIPNMVRGMVIPMTLGFGYFQEWGMSVVSAAALVGLFAFGIGIYSTATIAETHDKDLDFVEE
- the ribD gene encoding riboflavin biosynthesis protein RibD, whose product is MFSDEQFMRRAIQLALLGGVSVAPNPMVGAVIVHNNRIIGEGYHQVFGSAHAEVNAVNAVEDQSLLSESTIYVTLEPCAHFGKTPPCANLLVEKQFKRVVIGTIDPFAKVAGQGIKILQEAGIDCTVGVLEAECQEINKRFFTFHQQQRPYIVLKWAQTIDGFIDAERNNNETGEIRWISSPDTQTLVHQWRAEEQAILVGWKTILNDNPSLTVRAVSGKNPIRIIVDSQLQAPKTAIVFTDGLLTIVFNTVRDDHQDSVQYIQLSDCTVESQLKALYQLNIISVFIEGGNYTLQQYIDSGNWDEARVIVGENRFGSGIKAPVIGQIPASTHTFSTDTIHTFTRS
- a CDS encoding MBL fold metallo-hydrolase, giving the protein MKIYPIETGTFKLDGGAMFGVVPKMLWQKTNPADENNLCTWAMRCLLIEDGNRLMLIDTGIGDKQSEKFFSHYYLADTKTLEQSLHKLGFGLDQITDVFLTHLHFDHCGGGVKWNSDRTKLELVFPNATYWSTENHWEWATKPNPREKASFLSENILPIQESGQLKMVERTGNFSTNIFPNVDVLFVDGHTESMMIPHIHYKGKTLVFMADLLPSTGHIPLPYVMGYDTRPLLTMTEKELFLNTAAEKELVLFLEHDSVNECCTLKQTDKGIRMNESYSFTEIFS